A single window of Gloeocapsa sp. PCC 73106 DNA harbors:
- a CDS encoding phosphatidate cytidylyltransferase, whose protein sequence is MSLSRVISTIVALIVALVMIILGSWYFTLGFCLIVFLGQLELFKLIQAKGIAPATKTTLFVSQILLLTAMIAPKLVDVIFPLAGALICFYLLFQAKPATIADLSSSVFGLFYGGYLPSFWIRLRVGSDDSIGTNKLFLQGFWPESWTDIRSFPVALSVTLLAFSCIWAADIGAYLMGKYFGRTRLSAISPKKTVEGAIFGIAGSVAVAELGAWYLGWPFWEVTGAVFGLLIGVVSLLGDLTESMMKRDAGVKDSGQLIPGHGGILDRTDSYVFTAPLVYYYIFLFLPLVATLAH, encoded by the coding sequence ATGTCATTGTCACGTGTCATTAGTACAATAGTAGCGCTTATTGTTGCTCTAGTCATGATTATTTTGGGAAGTTGGTACTTTACCCTTGGCTTTTGCTTAATAGTCTTTTTGGGACAGCTGGAATTGTTTAAATTAATCCAAGCTAAGGGTATCGCCCCTGCGACTAAAACAACTCTTTTTGTGTCTCAAATATTGCTACTTACGGCGATGATAGCCCCGAAGCTGGTGGATGTTATTTTTCCTTTGGCTGGGGCTTTAATTTGTTTTTATCTGTTATTTCAAGCTAAACCTGCTACCATTGCTGACCTCTCTAGCTCGGTCTTCGGCTTGTTTTATGGAGGCTATTTACCTTCTTTTTGGATTCGTTTACGAGTAGGCTCTGATGACAGTATAGGAACTAACAAACTATTTTTACAGGGGTTTTGGCCCGAATCTTGGACAGATATTCGTAGTTTCCCAGTCGCTTTGAGCGTAACTTTACTCGCTTTTAGCTGTATTTGGGCGGCGGATATCGGTGCTTATCTGATGGGTAAATATTTTGGACGAACTAGGCTCTCAGCTATTAGTCCCAAAAAAACCGTAGAAGGCGCTATTTTTGGTATAGCTGGTAGTGTGGCTGTAGCAGAACTAGGCGCTTGGTATTTAGGATGGCCTTTTTGGGAAGTGACTGGCGCGGTATTTGGCTTGTTAATTGGTGTCGTCAGCTTATTGGGAGACTTAACCGAATCAATGATGAAGCGAGACGCAGGTGTTAAAGATTCGGGACAACTCATACCCGGTCATGGAGGTATTTTAGATCGCACCGATAGCTACGTCTTTACCGCACCACTAGTTTATTATTATATTTTCTTGTTTTTACCATTGGTTGCTACTTTAGCTCACTAA
- the cbiT gene encoding precorrin-6Y C5,15-methyltransferase subunit CbiT produces MLWPYKTPGISDHLFERLPGIPLSKKEVRLLLISALQVKERSVFWDIGAGTGTIPVEIGLLCPQAEIIAIERDEEVANLIRHNCTHFGVTNVKVFEEQAPDCFEKIRPLPDRICLEGGKPVKEILKKAWEHLESKGRMVATASNLEQLYLLSEGLAELQARNVEVVQSAVNRLESRGMHQVFAALDPLFILSGDKF; encoded by the coding sequence ATGCTTTGGCCATACAAAACTCCCGGTATTTCCGATCATCTTTTTGAGCGACTCCCTGGTATTCCTTTAAGTAAAAAAGAAGTTCGTTTATTACTGATTTCTGCTTTACAAGTTAAAGAAAGATCCGTATTTTGGGATATAGGAGCAGGAACTGGTACGATTCCAGTGGAAATTGGCTTATTATGTCCTCAAGCCGAAATTATCGCCATAGAAAGAGATGAAGAAGTCGCTAACTTAATACGTCACAATTGCACTCATTTTGGCGTGACTAATGTCAAAGTATTTGAGGAACAAGCCCCCGATTGCTTCGAGAAAATCAGACCGCTACCTGATCGCATTTGTCTCGAGGGAGGAAAACCCGTCAAAGAAATCTTAAAAAAGGCCTGGGAACATCTAGAATCAAAAGGCAGAATGGTGGCAACGGCGAGTAATTTAGAGCAGTTGTATCTACTCTCAGAAGGCTTAGCAGAGTTACAAGCAAGAAACGTAGAAGTAGTACAATCGGCGGTCAACCGTTTAGAAAGCAGAGGGATGCACCAAGTCTTTGCTGCTCTTGATCCCCTATTTATTTTAAGTGGAGATAAATTTTAA
- a CDS encoding phosphate ABC transporter substrate-binding protein: MAQKNDTLLLLLALVITGAVIGGGLWWFLGRSQTPISTPVPSSEQPQEETKERSLPSTPTTTGAISEEQFPLLTEVPTGTTVRINGATSMVQINEGIKNGFMQQFPGTQVIANASGSEKGISDLLTQKIDLAAISRPLTPAEVQQGLVAIPVTQDAIAVFVGTVNPFTDGLTQAQVAGIFQGQIQNWSEVGGNNQSIRVINRAITSGTHQFFQEVALQGQLFGNTPNITTLQLDETTPLINSVGTDGISYATYSQVANQSKARVVPIDGLNPQDSGYPYQRILFYVYKQPASFNVKAFLGYVKSPQGQQKL; the protein is encoded by the coding sequence ATGGCACAAAAAAACGATACGCTTCTACTTCTGTTAGCTCTAGTCATAACAGGAGCCGTTATAGGTGGTGGTTTGTGGTGGTTTTTAGGACGATCGCAGACTCCTATTTCCACTCCAGTACCATCATCGGAGCAACCCCAGGAAGAAACCAAAGAGCGATCGCTTCCTTCTACTCCCACAACTACCGGCGCTATTTCAGAAGAACAGTTCCCTCTATTAACTGAGGTGCCCACTGGCACTACTGTTAGAATTAATGGGGCTACAAGCATGGTGCAAATTAACGAGGGGATAAAAAATGGGTTTATGCAGCAATTCCCAGGAACTCAAGTTATAGCTAACGCCAGTGGCTCTGAAAAAGGAATCAGCGATTTATTAACCCAAAAAATCGATTTAGCAGCTATTTCACGTCCTTTAACCCCTGCAGAGGTGCAACAGGGCTTAGTAGCGATACCAGTGACTCAAGATGCGATCGCAGTGTTTGTCGGTACTGTCAACCCCTTTACAGATGGATTAACTCAAGCACAAGTCGCCGGGATTTTCCAAGGACAAATTCAAAACTGGTCAGAGGTTGGGGGTAACAACCAGAGCATTCGGGTAATTAATCGAGCGATAACGAGTGGAACTCATCAATTCTTCCAAGAGGTAGCTTTACAGGGTCAGCTCTTTGGCAATACCCCTAACATCACCACTCTGCAGCTAGACGAAACAACACCCCTCATTAACTCTGTAGGAACTGATGGTATTAGTTACGCTACCTATAGTCAAGTTGCCAACCAATCTAAAGCTAGAGTTGTACCTATAGACGGTCTCAATCCTCAAGACTCCGGTTATCCCTACCAAAGAATTTTGTTCTATGTTTATAAACAACCCGCTAGCTTTAACGTCAAAGCTTTTTTAGGCTATGTTAAATCTCCTCAAGGTCAGCAGAAGCTTTAG
- a CDS encoding KTSC domain-containing protein codes for MELTKIDLGAIAAIGHDEEYLCLLIEKDGELEYQEVPAPIEAYEGLQAIAELIGQEEQQCNILPNSDLTYRYQKTVEIVITESLSVTSAESLLTSVNYDPDSESLRLEFDDGSSYQYEEVDAELWTKFQTIYQ; via the coding sequence ATGGAACTAACTAAGATTGATCTAGGAGCGATCGCTGCGATTGGACACGATGAGGAGTATTTATGCTTACTAATTGAAAAAGATGGTGAACTGGAATATCAGGAGGTACCCGCGCCAATCGAAGCCTACGAAGGGTTACAAGCGATAGCTGAGTTGATTGGTCAAGAAGAGCAACAATGTAATATACTACCCAATAGTGACTTAACCTACCGTTATCAAAAAACTGTAGAAATAGTCATTACTGAAAGTTTGTCGGTAACTTCTGCAGAAAGCTTACTTACCAGTGTCAACTACGATCCCGATTCTGAGTCTCTAAGATTGGAATTTGATGATGGCTCTAGTTATCAATACGAAGAAGTTGACGCAGAACTATGGACAAAGTTTCAGACAATTTATCAATAA
- a CDS encoding flavin monoamine oxidase family protein gives MSKLEITNYDCVIVGAGLAGLIAGRNLNRAGHKLLVLEAQDEIGGRMNGKYVAPDQYIDLGGQWVGPTQDRFLALLDEYQIARFPSPLQGKTVLVYNGQRFEFKGFFQGYPQSENPGVNQEEWEDAIEGWHRFNELSQTIDTGHPTRNPQNLLLDSKTFAQWIEENTKTDFAHWYFSYKIRAVGFLGPAEPGQVSLLHVLWGNRCASQSESPEAELIHDGAGQIPAKIAAELDNPIHTGEAVVGISQDDHGVEVTTLKATYRAKYAIVAMPPHLAGRIVYDPPLPPKRQQLTQRFPMGTVAKILISYETPFWREKGLAGVGMGNCEWIELFADSSDPRSGKGVIATFLVGDRYYRWQTLNESERRSAVLTDLSFYLGQEALSPNTFDVKDWPSNQWVGGGYAAFMPPGVWTSFGDTIATPVGRIYWAGSEIAERWPGFFDGAVCTAEAAAEAVRNLL, from the coding sequence ATGTCAAAACTAGAAATTACCAACTACGACTGTGTGATAGTTGGAGCAGGATTAGCCGGGCTAATTGCAGGGCGTAACCTTAATAGAGCAGGTCACAAACTTTTGGTGCTAGAAGCGCAAGATGAAATTGGAGGGCGAATGAATGGCAAATACGTCGCGCCCGACCAGTATATTGATCTTGGCGGTCAGTGGGTGGGACCAACCCAAGATCGTTTTCTTGCTCTACTGGATGAATATCAAATAGCTCGCTTTCCTTCCCCATTACAGGGAAAAACTGTCCTCGTTTACAATGGACAAAGGTTTGAATTTAAAGGGTTTTTTCAGGGTTATCCTCAATCTGAAAATCCAGGTGTAAATCAAGAAGAATGGGAAGATGCCATTGAGGGTTGGCATCGCTTTAACGAACTTTCCCAGACAATAGATACTGGTCACCCGACTCGTAATCCTCAGAATCTACTGCTCGACAGCAAAACCTTCGCTCAGTGGATTGAGGAAAATACCAAAACCGATTTTGCTCATTGGTATTTTTCTTATAAGATTCGTGCTGTTGGCTTTTTAGGACCTGCAGAGCCTGGACAAGTTTCATTACTACACGTTCTCTGGGGTAATCGTTGTGCCTCTCAATCTGAGTCTCCTGAGGCGGAACTGATTCACGATGGTGCAGGACAAATTCCGGCTAAAATAGCCGCCGAATTAGATAATCCTATTCACACTGGTGAAGCTGTGGTTGGTATTTCTCAGGATGATCACGGAGTTGAAGTAACCACCCTCAAAGCAACTTATAGAGCTAAATACGCCATTGTCGCTATGCCTCCCCATCTGGCGGGTAGAATTGTTTATGATCCTCCTTTACCCCCGAAGCGCCAACAACTGACCCAACGCTTTCCCATGGGCACTGTTGCTAAAATTTTAATCTCTTATGAAACTCCCTTTTGGCGGGAAAAAGGACTAGCCGGTGTGGGAATGGGTAATTGTGAGTGGATCGAACTTTTTGCCGATAGCTCTGATCCTCGCAGTGGCAAGGGCGTAATCGCTACTTTTCTGGTGGGCGATCGCTATTATCGTTGGCAAACTCTCAATGAATCTGAACGCCGTTCGGCCGTTTTAACCGATCTCTCTTTCTATTTGGGTCAAGAAGCTCTCTCACCCAACACCTTTGATGTAAAAGATTGGCCAAGCAATCAATGGGTAGGAGGAGGCTACGCCGCTTTTATGCCTCCCGGTGTTTGGACAAGCTTTGGTGACACTATCGCTACACCAGTAGGACGGATTTATTGGGCCGGTTCAGAAATTGCTGAGCGCTGGCCTGGTTTTTTTGATGGGGCTGTGTGTACGGCGGAAGCTGCTGCTGAGGCGGTGAGAAATTTGTTGTGA